DNA sequence from the Amblyraja radiata isolate CabotCenter1 unplaced genomic scaffold, sAmbRad1.1.pri S109, whole genome shotgun sequence genome:
atcatggctgatcatccaaaatcagtacccagttcctgcctctgccccatatccattgattcatatagccctcagagctaaatctaactccctcttgaaaacatccatttaattggcttccactgccttctgtggcagagaatcccacagattcacaactctctgggcgaaaaggtttttcctcatctcagtcctaactgccctactaccccttcttcttaaactgtgaaccctggttctggagccCCGGGAATTAAGACAAAAGTGACAGGTCTCCGAAAGGAATTTAATCcgtggaactcgttgccacagagggctgtggaggccaagtcagtggatattttttaaggtggagatagacgaGTCCTTGATTAGaaccggtgtcaagggttatggggagaaggcaggaacatgggaatgggaggcagagatcagccatgattgaatggcggagtagactcgatgcgccgaatggcctaattctactccaataacttgtgaaactGTGAACTTGTGATGCTTGTTGTAACAACGAGCTGATCAATGGGTCGGCCCGGCTACCTCCGTAGTTCACCGTAAACCGATCGATCATCCAGCTTCAGACCCTGTTGGAAATGGACACATAGTTACATACAAATATGGAGAGGGCTAGACTATGGTGCAAGGCAAACACCTTCCACCCAATCAGCCGATACATAAAACAGATaagcctccgacattttcgcaccctccaacgggatcccaccactggccacatcttcccatggatgaagggattcaaagtaacattagcacatttgcagatgacacaaagctgggtggcagtgtgaactgtgaggaggatgctatgagaatgcagggtgacttggacatgttaggggagtgggcagatgtatggcagctgaagtttaatgcggataaatgtgaggttgtcccctTTGgtataaaaacaggaaggcagattattatctaaatggcgtcaagatgggaaaaggggaagtacaacgggatcggggggtccttgttcatcagtctataaaattaagcatgcaggcacagcaggcagtgaagaaagctaatggcatgttattgGCCTTTatgacaagaggaatcgaatataggagcaaagaggtccttctgcagttgtacagggccctggtgagaccacacctggagtattgtgtgcagttttggtcccctaatttgaggaaggacattcttgctattgatggtgtgcaaggttaaatcccgggatggcgggactgtcatatactgagagaatggagcggctgggcttgtacactctggagtttagaaggatgagagggcatctcattgagacttacaagattattaagggtttgaacacgcgagaggcaggaaacaagttcccgatgttgggggagtccagaaccaggggccaccgtttaagaactaAGCCACAGTTGAAcacaggggactatgaaggcatgagaggggagctggccaaggtagactggaaagggatcctagcagaaatgaaggtggaacagcaatggcaggaatttctgggcataatccggaagatgcaggatcatttcattccaaaaaggaagaaaattctaaggggagtaggaggcaaccgtggcagaCAAgataagttagggatagaataaaactaaaataaaagatgtataacacagcaaagagtagccggaagccagaagattgggaaactttcataggacaacagaaggaaacaaaacgggcaatacgggctgaaaagatgaagtatgaaggggagctgaccaggaatataaagaaatgtGGGtcacttgaaggcagacacgggtgaaattattatgggcaacaaggaaatgacagaagagttgaacaagtacttcggatgtgtcttcactaaggaagacacaaacaatctcccagaagtactggaggacagaggatctaaggggaactgaaagaaatgttcattcggcgagaaatagtattgggtaggctaatgggactgaaggatgataaatcccctgggcctgatggtctgcatcgcagggtcctcagggaggtggctctagaaatagtggacgcattggtgatcattttccaatgttcaatagattcaggatcagtccctgtggattggaggatagctaatgttatcccacttttgaagaaaggagcgagagagtaagtggggaattacaaaccagttagcctgacctcggtggtgggaaagatgctggagtcaattattttcagaaagcctttgataaggtcccgcacgggagactggagactaaaattagagcacatggtactgggggtatggtgttgatatggatagaaaattggttggcagaccggaagcaaagagtaggagtgaacggaatggcaggcagtggcgagtggagtgcggtaaggctcggtgttgggaccgcaactgtttaccatatatattaatgatttggaagagggaattaggagcaacattagcaggtttgcggatgacacaaagctgggtggcagtgtgaactgtgaagaggatgttaggaggttgcagggtgccctggacaggttgagtgagtgggcagatgcgtggcagatgcagtataatatagatatatgtgaggttatccactttggtggcaaaaacaagggggcagattattatctcaatggtgttagtttagataagggggggggggtacagagagacctgggcgtccttgtacactggtcactgaaagttggcgtgaaggtacagcaggcagtgaggaaagctaatggaatgttggccttcataacaagaggatttcagtaaaggagtaaagagattcttctgcagttgtatagggctctggtgatgtTAGTATGGAACCCggttcactggcgctgtgaggcagcaacactacccgctgcgccaccgagccgccttTGACCTGGATCAGTTACTTCAAAATAAATCAACAACAATAATGAACTTACCATATATGTGGGGTCTCCCTCTGGCGCGTGAGTGGTTCCCTGCAAGATTAAACACAATACCGTCTGAATTACatgcaggaatgaactgcagatgttagttcaaatcgaagatagacacaaaaagctggactaccacagccggacaggcagcatctctggagagtaggacatggtgacgtttcggatcgagaccctcctttAGACGGGGGAAgttgttgagactgggactatctctgtcccaccctctccccaatctgaagaagggactcaactcgaaacgtcacccattccttctctctagagacgcCGCATgttccgcagagttactccggctttttgtatctatccaccATCTGAATTGTCTTTGATATTCACAGAGCCATgctgcacggagacaggcccttcagccccactggTCGATGCAGGCCAAGTTTCCCCCATCGaatccacagagggtggtgggtgcatggaataagctgctggaggaggtagttgaggctgggactatcccaacgtttaattgACAGTTGTACAGGtaaatggatcggacaggtttggagagatatgggacaaacgagggcaggtgggacgagtgtagatggggcatgttggccgttgttggtatgatgggccgaagggcctgtttccacggtagaAACTCTCTAACTAGGGCGCTCAGTTCAGAGTAATTCCGTGCATTTCAAGAATGTtttcatcagtcaataaaagtaagcatgcaggtacagcaggcagtgaagaaagcgaatggcttgttggccttcataaccagaggagttgagtataggagcaaacagatcctactgcagttgtacatggccctagcgAGTGTGTATATATAAGCACTGATCTTGTTTTCttctgttatgtactatgtttacatattctgttgtgctgcagcaagcaataattcCATTGGCCTATCTGTCCTTCTGAGGCAATGGATTTCATAGATTCTCCACCAGTTCGTGAGAAAGTTGAAGTTGTCGCACAAAGGAATCAGACAAGGAAGACTGGTGTCCCGAGTACATTACTGTCACGCTGACAATTCCAAGCACGGTTCCTCAAGTCCACTGTCACCTTTCACAAAATAACAAAACTCATCTCATGAAAGAAAACCCGGCACCAACCTGATCTTTACCCGGGAGGTTTTCATAGGTTGCCAGTCCGTCCTCGGCATCTGTGGCCGAGGTAGCTGCAGAAATAAAACAACGCGTTCAGTCACGAAGTCAAGGGCACCAGAATCATGTGTCCGGCGCAAAGGAAGAATATTCGGCCCGTTCCCACTGTACTACCTGTCAAGTGTCTCCAATTCCCTCCCCGGCAATTGACCCATTATCCTGTGAAAACAGGACTAGCAACTGAGATCAGATGAACGTCTAAATAAcgcggacttcaattttcataagtTGATATATCCATTCCCAGCTCACACTATCTTGAGTTGAACAGGTGAACTTGAAGTGTTCCGAGGATAGGTCCCGACCAGAAgcgcatctccagagatgctgcgtgacccgctgagttactccagcacattgtatctgtctatgttctccacagagatgctgcctgacccgctgagttactacagcactttgtacctgtccacgttctccacagagatgctgtctgacccgctgagttactccagcactttgtacctgtccacgttctccagagagatgctgcctgactcgctgaattactccagcactttgtacctgtccacgttctccacagagatgctgcatgcctgacccgctgagttactccagcacatcttGCATAATTCtacacagttccttgtgtctaaactTCAACTAAACTTTAAGGAACAGGTCAAGTATTTGCGTTAATATCCACCGTCTTAAATGCAAATATCTACACTGGGCCCCGATGTGATCATCAAATCAAATCCAACTAACACAGGCACTTTCCCTCCACTCAGTGACAGGGCAGTTGGGAATCTAAagctcataagttcatgagtgatagaagcagaatgaggccactctgcccttcaagtctactccgtcattcaatcatggctgatctatctctccctcctaaccccattctcctgccttctccccataacccctgacacccgcactaatcaacaacctatccatctctgccttaaaaatatccactgacttgtggcctccacagtcttctgtggcaatgaatcccacaggttcaccaccctctggctaaagaaattcctcctcatctccttcctaaaggaacatcctttaattcctgGCCTCACTCAGAATTCACTCACTCTGTCCCCTTGGACGACTGTTCGCGTCGTATTTCGTCCCGGGTTCGGCTTTCGGCCTAGATAAATATATAGAGGAAACAACGTCAACGTATAGGTTAGTTCAGTtgaagtgatacagcgcggaaacaggcccttcggcccgccgagtcaggGGACTATCTAAACAAGTCTTGGACAGATATATgcctaggataggtttggagggaacgCGAACGGGTGGGATAGTTagatactctaggggctagtggaatcaagggatatggggagaaggcaggcacgggttattgattggggacgctcagtcatgatcacaataaatggcggtactggctcgaagggccgaatcgcctcatcctgcacctattttcgatgcttctaccagtgtagctgggacattttggctggtatgggcaagttgggccgatgggcctgtatccgcgctgtctcacactatgactataactctaagtcttgccaccccccccccccccccagatacacacacacatctcagatgacctatccatattctccagagatgctgccggacccgctgagttactccagctttttgtgccttgtCTATTGGgagtgttcagttcagtttattttcttGTCATGTGTTCAATAGCGCTACCAATATGCCTGAAGCGGAGTCTTGCTGGATTTTCTGCatgcaccgactgatgaggcaaaatgaagGGAACGCatcaaagaacattcctccccagtgtagcgagaatgcatctaccgccactgcccctgggtctggttcccatgcaacatactttggtaactggtgattgagcctagatgcaaacaaatcgatatccggCGTTCCATATCGAGcagcaatgtcattaaatacgttATGATCCAacgtccattctgtgttgtcattacattttcgtgacctggtggccGCCACCATATTAAACCTATCTGGAAAATAGGTAGCTGAAATTCAAATGCTTatttcgatacaccagtgccaaatgaggtttttAATGATCacagattccacccatgtgattaatatatgccaccgctgtagtgttgtcaatctgtagtTGAACATGCACATAATGCATCTTCCCACAATAAGCTTTTAACCCCATAGAATGCTCCCAGCATCTCTAGGTAGTTAATACCATGTAACTGAAGAATTGATGACTCATGCACATCCCATCTGCCACCGCAACTAGAGATAATattagtagctccccatcctggagcactagcatcagtttgtaatacaaCTGAAGGTTTGATGACCAAAATGTTACTGGAGCAATGCCGAATATTGgtggtccaccattgtaactctgatatagcttcagctggtaaccgcatTGGTCTGTTAAAATGACCTAAATGGTATTTGAGTGCTtgctcctttgcacgttgtaaattttgataatgcaaaggcccaaattgtgcagctggaaaaacTGCcacaaatttggaaaccaaaactgcacacaatactccaggtgtggtctaactaggGCCCGGAACTGCTCCGATAGTCACCtcgtcttgttatgaaagccaacatttcattagctttcttcactgcctgctgtacctgcatgcttactttcagtgaccgatgaacaaggacccccagatcccgttgtatttcccttttcccaacttgacatcattcagataattatTTATTCCAATGGTTTGGCCGTGATGCTTGGCAGACGGTGTCAAATGCAGGTTGAGTTTGAAGAAAGGTATTTAGTTACCTGTTCCTTTTTTTCCTCATCAAATAGGCTATTCCACCTCCGATCCCGCCTGCACCAACAACCACTACTGCAATCATAATCCCAGCGATCGCACCAGCTCCCAGAACATTGTCTAAAATAGAAGAAGGGCAGTCTATGATTCCCTGACTCGAGAAATAAGTTCAAGTACAAAGGACACACTGGTCTTCAACACAGTAGTCAAGACCGATACAGAAGACGTATACATGCATTGTACGCAATGCCATCGAGGACACcttgatgccccatctacactagtcccaccccgaccaacatgccccatctacactagtcccaccccgaccaacatgccccatcttcactagccccaccacgaccaacatgccccatctacactagtcccaccacgaccaacatgccccatctacactagtccctccccgaccaacatgccccatctacactggtcccaccacgaccaacatgccccatctacactagtcccaccccgaccaacatgccccatctacactagtccctccccgaccaacatgccccctctacactagtcccaccccggccaacatgccccatctacactagtcccaccccgaccaacatgccctactacactagtcccaccccgaccaacatgccccatcttcacttttccccttcaccttgaacctgtgtcctctggtcctcgattcacctactctgggcaagagactctgtgcgtctgtcCGACCGCGATATAAT
Encoded proteins:
- the LOC116969133 gene encoding carcinoembryonic antigen-related cell adhesion molecule 1-like, yielding MLPGLQIVGNRERLKPVANVNLRSNNSEPVEQRDSVVLTCSSRGSQVKREWFFNNQPIQQNDRITISGDTLLIAPVNMADTRMYTCIVSNGLNNGSAETYLEGIIDCPSSILDNVLGAGAIAGIMIAVVVVGAGGIGGGIAYLMRKKRNRPKAEPGTKYDANSRPRGQTTSATDAEDGLATYENLPGKDQGTTHAPEGDPTYMGLKLDDRSVYGELRR